A window of the Hordeum vulgare subsp. vulgare chromosome 5H, MorexV3_pseudomolecules_assembly, whole genome shotgun sequence genome harbors these coding sequences:
- the LOC123399180 gene encoding protein LURP-one-related 10-like, whose product MLAVPNWSNIPVQNQDGARRVRPSRPSSAARSDPPPPPDPARACLLGGREGMDAVPALAVVDARFCAGDEAALAVTKTLSMSGNDFTVTDAATGALLLRVDGVLFSLRRRCLLADAHRRPVLTVQESALVMNTRWKVYRGDSTSRRDLLFTVVKPSVIQLRWSTKVSVFLASNDAEQAPDFRITGSYHDGACSVSLGESDTLIARIDRRSTVVSALLGKNAYSVTVNAGIDYAFIVALAVVLDEMHYQ is encoded by the exons ATGCTGGCGGTGCCAAACTGGTCAAACATCCCGGTCCAAAACCAGGACGGGGCAAGACGCGTGCGCCCATCCCGGCCATCATCGGCCGCTCGATccgatccgccgccgccacctgatCCTGCGCGCGCGTGTCTCCTGGGAGGAAGGGAAGGGATGGACGCGGTGCCGGCGCTGGCGGTGGTGGACGCGCGCTTCTGCGCGGGGGACGAGGCGGCGCTGGCCGTGACCAAGACGCTCAGCATGTCCGGCAACGACTTCACCGTCACGGACGCCGCCACGGGCGCCCTGCTGCTGCGCGTCGATGGCGTCCTCTTCAgcctccgccgccgctgcctcctcgccgacgcccaccgccgccccgtCCTCACCGTCCAAGAATCG GCGCTGGTGATGAACACGCGGTGGAAGGTGTACCGCGGGGACAGCACGAGCCGGCGGGACCTGCTCTTCACGGTGGTGAAGCCGTCGGTGATCCAGCTGCGGTGGTCCACCAAGGTCAGCGTCTTCCTCGCCAGCAACGACGCCGAGCAGGCCCCGGACTTCCGGATCACCGGCAGCTACCACGACGGCGCCTGCTCCGTCTCCCTCGGCGAATCCGACACCCTCATCGCCAGGATCGACCGCCGCTCCACCGTGGTCAGCGCGCTGCTGGGCAAGAACGCCTACAGCGTCACCGTCAACGCCGGCATCGACTACGCCTTCATCGTCGCGCTCGCCGTCGTCCTCGACGAGATGCACTACCAATGA